Within the Epinephelus lanceolatus isolate andai-2023 chromosome 22, ASM4190304v1, whole genome shotgun sequence genome, the region CCAAATGTTTAATTTTGGGAAGGCCACACCTCTCATACTGTTACTCTGATTAACTTTGACCAAATTTGACACACAAGTCTGGATCAGTGTGTTCCACAAAAAGCCTAAAAAACAATTAAGGTCCGtcaacacatttttgacatctccTCCTAAACTGTGTCTCTTATTTATACCAAATTTTCTGTGGACCATCATTTGATAAAGGTTATCAATACTCATAAAAACCTTGTAGATATCTCATTGCAAATAGACCTAACTCCTTAATGGTTACTCCAATCATTATGACACTTGCTGGAAATGAAATATCTACGTAAGTACTAGCAACATACCCTAAATGTTTTAATCAGATCGACTGGTAGGGGGCACCACAAATGAAAAAACTGCATGGTTTAACACAAATTAGACTATAAATCAGAAATTGTTTGTCCAATCACTCCAAAACGTGCAGGGTATGTTAAATAATACTGTTGTTAATGTTAATGATGTTTTACAtgtgtaaaattattttgaaattgcTTGATAGGGGGCGCCACCAGTTCCAACAAGTGCTGTGACCTTTTGCAAAATTTGGCCATAAATTAATGACAGTTTGACCCAAAACATCACTAACTAAACAATGTTTAAATTTCAAATTCTATTATTCAAAATGTATTCTCAAAGCATGTTATATGGGTAAAAAACTAAGTAGTGCTACATATTGATCTGTTTTTGCTTTCTGACAGGAAGGAAGGACtgatgtccttttttttttaattttgaaatgaaTGCAGTGAAGATGTTATTTGCTataatttaaatgaaataatgtttCTACTGTCAACAAACTCTGTTTGGGTCCTGTGTCTAATGTAGTTTCATGCTTTATTCTAAAAGTACTCTGTaacactgtttctgtttctaCACAGGTTCCAAGACACAActtgagagaaaaacagaggagagagacggagaggagaACGCAGGGCAGCAGCTTCTGATGGAAAGAAGAAGCAAAGAGCAGCTTTTGGCAGAAATCAAGAACATGAAGGATCAGTTacagaagaaagaggaagaactGAAAACTATGACACAGGTTACTGATACACTGAGTGAGCTGAAGAATGAACTGGAGAAGCAGAAAGTTAAACTCACTGACCAAATGGAGAAGGCAGCGAGACGAGCGAAGGAGAATGAAGACAGGGTTGATTCAGTGGAGAAAGAAGTaacagagaaggagggagataGAACAGCTAAAAAAGCTCAGGGATATTCAAAACTCAAAGAAATCATCACAGAGAACAGCTGGAGcctggaggagaggaagaaagaactCCAACAACTGAACATGGACACAGAAAATCTAATGAAAAGGACAATAGATCACTATATAAGAATTACAGGGAAGAAAATGGAGGAAAGGGAGGACAGTTAGACAACAGCACGGAGCAAGTTCACCCAAATAATCATGAAGGCTGTAGTCACTTGATGAATGTGCTGATGGTAATAAAAAAGAGGAATTACAAGGCAGGTTGAGGcagtgaatgggtcaaacaaagacatgactttcacccaggaggtcGGTGATTGAGCTCTGTgagaaaccaagtgaactttgagttattttaaggtacattgtCACTTTGTTAAGTGAATAACATGACGATGccaaaatatgtgttttttgctCAACCTAACCTTTGTAACTTTATGATAAGTACATGACTTAATGTTGAGCATGTCGTGTGAATACagccaaccatgattcttttccttcCTGCTTGGCAGCAAAACgcagacagacacacttaaAGACTGGCTGGTGAACACAATGAAGCAttcagcagctaaagagacagatattcaGGAACTggaggagaccaaaaacagctgaaagagagaaaatattGGACTGACATTCATCCGgcgacacaaacacagattctGAATGAACTGGCCAAAGTAAAGCTAAATCAGACATATGTATctaatattgtgtttttgtcttaggtatcatgttttttattctttcaAATATATTGTAATAACATAATCAGcttatgtgtctttttaaatatattttacatgATGCTCCCTCCCAGTGGAACATGTGTAATTCGACCtttagacttttattttgtgggTGTACTTACATAATGTATATTAAATAACCTACAGAGCTCATATGACTGTACAATGTGTACTGATTTCTGCATTTTATTAGAGCTCTTAATTAAAACCAGCAGTGAAGTAAAACGACAGGACACATGGAAATGAAAAATGCAAACAGGAAAAACATTGCAGTTAAAATATTGTGGTTATAGTTTTTAACTTGGTATCATTAAATGTTTGTACCTGTAGATGTTTTTATTGaatattgtagttttttttattcttgaatATGTGTCTGTTTTTAATAAAGATATGTTTGTTTGgcattttcacatgtttttattggttaaATTACTTTTGCATTTCAGTTAACACCAATAGAGCTGTAGTGAGAATAAAACAGTTGCAATTTATTAATAAACTTTATACTCACcataaaaatatattcaaataataAATGCACCAACATGTACATATAGCAGCACTCTGCCTGGTTTACTCAAATTCTATCTGACTGATAAATCACCAAACATCAGATCATtagacagagagtgaaacatAACAGCAGGCTACTTTAAACGTAGGAAACATAACGATTTTAGAATATATATTTCTCTGTATTTTATACACAAACATTCTGCTGGCAGGTTTTCCATATAAAAGATGAACACATTCAAATAAGTCCAGTGTGGAGTCTGTTTTACTTTATAGGGCTGAGTGAACAGTCAAAAATCGGGGACATAGAAAATGCTTAAATGCTGCAAATGTTCTCTTGAAGTGTTTTCCCCCTTGATGTTCACGTTGTATtcaaataaacatattaattcACAAACCTTTGTGTATTAGATTTGCTAAAGTTGTAGTTTGTTTAttggaaataaacaaaaagtcaaaataaagtGAACCAAAGTGTTTAAGAGACTGAAGTGCTCTAAATCATTAACACACTGCAGCCTGTGCAGCAAAGACACTCCTCATTGCAGCAGTTGGTCGAAGTGTTCGTATGAGGAAATGTTTCTGTAATGTAAAACCAGTAGCCCGCCCATCACAATAAAATCATACACTCCAAAATCGGCCAAAGTCCAATCTGACAACAAACAACGTGTAGCTTTGCTTCAAGGTAAGATGACTTCAACATTACTTTTGACTCACAATTTTATATGTTCTCTTAGTAACTAAATAATTACCTGATACTTTTCTGAGGCTCGTGTTTTGTTattacagtttgtttttactgctttttgccctgaaaataaatgtgtagCACTGCAGCAGCAATTATGTAGGAAAGTGTAAGCAGACAGACATCTTGGATCATGGAGGCTCCTGCGTTTTCTGTAACTGAATTAAGTGACCTGACTTAGGAACATTAActgtaaatatgtaaacaaCCAGAATAAATAGATATCACCTGTTTCAGTATTGTATGATTTGACTACAAGAGAATGTGACGAATGTGATGCTGCTTCAATGTGATTAAAGTTAGTACTCCATGTACAGACTGTTAACAGCCAGAATTCCTCCCTCACAACAAAGCTGAAACTAAAGTGACCTGTCTGAGTCTCAGCAGCCTGATTTGTTTCTTTAGTTCACAGATGAAAATGCGTCCATTCATCTGGTTTGGATTTTGGCTGTTTGTCCTCTGCAGCCTCCCAGTAACCACAGGTAACCTGACTCACTGCATTCATACATGCTCAGGAACTAAGTCatgtgtttatacagtgtatAGTTTTAGGAGACCAGTAAGAATAATAAACAGTAATTAAAGTAATTCTTTCACAACAACttaagattttgaaaaaaataatcaccATATTCATATTTTACAACCAGCGATCTGCAGCTGATAAGAGCATCTGGTTGGTAACAGGTGGTTTGATAGATCTGCCAAAATAGCAACTATCTAGCCTCTTAGTCTATTGCAATCTCAACAATAACTATATAAATTTTAGTCTGTTCTCAAGACAATCTCAAGGAAAATTTTGGCATGTTACcttgttttggtggcacaataaTGGCTGAAGAAGACGTCGATGGCACTCTCCTGGCAGGAAATTTGATGTCTTGGTAAAGACAATcagttttcatggcactatcttgGCAGGAAACAAGAGCGATGCCTTGTTTCCTGCCAAGATTTTATTCTTTGTTGGTTCTCTTACTAcaatctgcagcttggcaggtgtcttatTTAGGTGTTATGCCATTCACCATCCCTTCCACCTCCTAATGACAAAGTCAACTCATATATTACGTCACTTAAGAAACACTGATATCCATGATTTACAGAAATGCCGAAAATTTTCTTCTGGCAGCTGGGCTGTAA harbors:
- the LOC117246012 gene encoding uncharacterized protein LOC117246012 is translated as MAQTSCTASTVTSVLFGLMFVLTVVLFVWKWRQNKKGSKTQLERKTEERDGEENAGQQLLMERRSKEQLLAEIKNMKDQLQKKEEELKTMTQVTDTLSELKNELEKQKVKLTDQMEKAARRAKENEDRVDSVEKEVTEKEGDRTAKKAQGYSKLKEIITENSWSLEERKKELQQLNMDTENLMKRTIDHYIRITGKKMEEREDS